Proteins found in one Methanospirillum hungatei JF-1 genomic segment:
- a CDS encoding winged helix-turn-helix transcriptional regulator, protein MHEICTVNMTVKYLLKKWTLLIILELYKGQNYTRRFSELKEALSDITPKILSERLKELEDEGIITKKVDATSFPVRCEYTLTESGADLIEVIRDIKRWALKWKIDNIPCGEQDCRNCVL, encoded by the coding sequence GTGCATGAGATCTGTACAGTCAACATGACCGTGAAATACCTGCTTAAAAAATGGACCCTCCTTATCATCTTGGAACTGTATAAGGGTCAGAATTATACCCGCAGGTTTTCTGAATTAAAAGAGGCCCTCTCTGATATCACCCCGAAGATCCTGTCTGAACGGCTCAAAGAACTCGAAGATGAAGGTATTATCACAAAGAAAGTAGATGCAACATCGTTTCCAGTCAGGTGTGAATACACCCTGACAGAGAGTGGTGCAGACCTTATCGAAGTAATCCGTGATATCAAACGATGGGCCCTGAAATGGAAGATAGACAATATCCCCTGTGGTGAACAGGATTGCAGGAACTGTGTCCTCTAA
- a CDS encoding ABC transporter permease, producing MNLFIFALRNLQRRRIRTILTMAGIALAVAVLFSLLAFQAGYEQELMKDVDSLGIHMLAVPKGCPYEAASLIMHGGVIPKYLNESDLLLVKNTEGVSLATPMLLHQFMVNGSPHILYGIVGSEMRSIRPYWKIEGRFFEDSEQKVMVVGKGLAEKEELKVGQMLPFGPKKEPFEIIGILDASGGQEDEFHFVPLDEAQRVFRKEGQLTTIAVLADDIGSSGMVADRIEEIPDMQVVTMTQITGTILNIVGSARTLLLSMIVVTLVITAFGITNTLLMSVHERTKEFGMLKAIGARSHDIIRLVILETLVVTFLGGVAGVLLALLGGGIIESFIRENVPYAPSGSLIAADPVMALLCIGLSVILGLVCSMYPAIRSARQSPMEAMRSEIS from the coding sequence ATGAATCTTTTCATTTTTGCTCTCCGGAACCTACAGCGCCGGAGGATACGAACCATCCTTACTATGGCCGGAATCGCTCTGGCTGTGGCGGTCCTGTTTTCCTTACTGGCATTCCAGGCTGGATATGAACAGGAACTTATGAAGGATGTGGACAGCCTCGGAATTCATATGCTCGCAGTCCCGAAAGGATGCCCCTATGAAGCAGCCAGCCTCATCATGCATGGAGGAGTTATCCCCAAGTATCTGAATGAGTCAGACCTCTTACTGGTAAAAAATACTGAAGGAGTATCCCTCGCCACCCCGATGCTTCTCCATCAGTTCATGGTAAACGGATCTCCCCACATTCTCTATGGGATCGTGGGATCAGAAATGCGGTCCATACGACCATACTGGAAGATTGAAGGGAGATTCTTCGAAGATAGCGAGCAGAAGGTGATGGTTGTCGGAAAAGGACTTGCTGAAAAAGAAGAACTAAAAGTCGGACAGATGCTTCCCTTTGGGCCAAAAAAAGAGCCGTTCGAGATCATCGGGATACTGGATGCATCCGGAGGACAGGAGGATGAGTTCCATTTTGTTCCACTCGATGAAGCACAGCGGGTATTTAGAAAAGAGGGGCAACTTACTACGATAGCCGTCCTCGCCGATGATATCGGAAGTTCCGGGATGGTAGCGGATAGAATTGAAGAGATCCCCGATATGCAGGTGGTCACGATGACCCAGATTACCGGCACAATCCTCAATATCGTCGGGTCTGCCCGGACACTCCTGCTCTCAATGATTGTCGTAACCCTCGTGATCACCGCATTTGGAATCACCAATACCTTGCTCATGTCGGTTCATGAACGGACAAAAGAATTCGGGATGCTCAAAGCAATTGGTGCCCGATCTCATGATATCATCAGGCTGGTTATATTAGAGACATTGGTTGTAACCTTCCTCGGGGGTGTAGCGGGAGTTCTTCTTGCCTTGCTTGGAGGAGGGATTATTGAATCCTTCATCAGGGAAAACGTCCCTTATGCTCCTTCAGGTAGTCTGATTGCAGCAGATCCGGTTATGGCACTCCTCTGTATCGGACTATCAGTCATACTTGGACTGGTATGCAGTATGTATCCGGCGATTCGCTCTGCCAGACAATCACCTATGGAAGCCATGAGGAGTGAAATATCATGA
- a CDS encoding phosphate-starvation-inducible PsiE family protein, with amino-acid sequence MKTTVYHQKIGTIISSIPVLLYVVSAGILGITAAFLLYEGILSTIHAIQTETLSSSSSEIYSAFFHAATAIALLETIEVFFRTHKVVVEVLFLAGIAEVIRHILVYDIADIAHGDISTSLVLIAGLIGGILVYQHLSHPNSVKTSRKQRKFAKKSGHWKIFTWSGA; translated from the coding sequence ATGAAAACAACTGTATATCATCAAAAAATCGGCACCATCATATCATCAATACCAGTACTTCTCTACGTGGTAAGCGCAGGTATTCTGGGAATCACCGCTGCATTTCTCCTTTATGAAGGGATATTAAGCACGATTCATGCTATTCAGACTGAAACACTCTCAAGCTCTTCATCAGAGATTTATAGTGCATTTTTCCACGCCGCAACCGCTATTGCGCTTCTTGAAACTATTGAGGTCTTTTTCAGGACACATAAGGTCGTAGTTGAAGTACTATTCCTTGCAGGAATTGCAGAAGTAATCCGTCATATACTGGTGTATGACATTGCAGATATTGCTCATGGGGATATCTCCACCTCCCTTGTCCTCATTGCAGGACTTATCGGGGGAATCCTTGTATATCAGCATCTGTCACATCCAAATTCGGTAAAAACAAGCCGAAAACAGAGAAAATTTGCGAAAAAATCAGGCCACTGGAAAATATTTACCTGGTCTGGTGCCTGA
- a CDS encoding ATP-binding protein — protein MKRKIISIDEDACTGCGQCIPDCPEGALQVIEGKARLISDLFCDGLGACIGTCPEGAIRVIEREAESYDERAVMQNIIKQGPAVIAAHLDHLRSHGEHELYHQAIAYLQDQKIQIPDHNTQHGPHHGNRAGCPGAAMHTIPRPHEKKGTQADARAESELQQWPVQLRLIHPHASYFDNADLLIAADCVPFAYADFHRDFLKGKILLIFCPKLDADIDKYIDKLAEIFRLHAIHSVTIVHMEVPCCSGVTSVVNQAIHLSEQKIPVEEITITINGNVK, from the coding sequence ATGAAGCGAAAAATAATTTCTATTGACGAAGACGCCTGCACCGGCTGCGGTCAGTGTATCCCTGACTGTCCGGAAGGAGCACTTCAGGTAATTGAAGGAAAGGCACGTCTCATTTCAGATCTTTTTTGTGATGGTCTGGGCGCCTGTATCGGTACATGTCCGGAAGGGGCCATCCGGGTGATCGAGCGGGAGGCAGAGTCATATGATGAAAGAGCAGTCATGCAGAATATCATCAAGCAGGGACCCGCAGTTATCGCTGCTCATCTGGACCATCTGCGATCCCATGGCGAGCATGAACTCTATCATCAGGCCATTGCTTACCTACAGGACCAGAAGATTCAGATACCGGACCATAATACGCAACACGGTCCTCATCATGGGAATAGGGCAGGATGTCCGGGGGCTGCGATGCACACCATTCCACGACCTCATGAGAAAAAAGGCACACAAGCAGATGCGCGGGCAGAGTCAGAACTGCAGCAATGGCCGGTTCAACTCCGGCTGATACATCCTCATGCATCGTATTTTGATAATGCCGACCTTCTTATCGCAGCAGATTGTGTTCCGTTTGCATATGCTGATTTTCATCGCGATTTTCTGAAAGGAAAGATCCTTCTCATATTCTGTCCGAAACTTGATGCGGACATTGACAAATATATCGATAAACTTGCAGAGATATTCAGATTACACGCAATTCATTCAGTGACTATCGTGCACATGGAAGTCCCCTGCTGCAGCGGAGTCACCTCTGTCGTAAACCAGGCAATACATCTTTCAGAGCAAAAGATACCGGTTGAGGAGATAACCATCACTATCAACGGGAACGTAAAGTGA
- a CDS encoding radical SAM protein, with product MDDSFTAEIKAKLISIGSVRLDPALERPEYVGRSTAGPGAGGRSVFFSADSRRVRLSIRDNSPILMRSDGDGVIIEHEGFFIARGFIEPVGAHCPHQAYITVSERCIFRCAFCPVHQIQGPVKSPEEVFSLIHEVNSRGFLQAISLTTGIEISPEHEVTRMEGIVKILRKEYDVPIGVSLYPTHDSSERMYAAGADEVKYNVETMDRALFPAICPDQNLDYILNALKDAARIFGKNHVSSNMIIGLGEDDQTVVSGVSELASLGVIPVLRPVVIHPSCPIPGAERPSADRLLRLGYHAKAEMSRYGISPLHAKTMCLPCTGCDLTPFADF from the coding sequence ATGGATGATTCATTTACTGCAGAAATAAAAGCAAAATTAATCAGTATCGGCTCAGTCAGGCTGGATCCCGCCCTGGAACGTCCTGAGTATGTAGGGAGATCCACTGCAGGTCCGGGTGCCGGAGGAAGATCTGTCTTCTTTTCTGCTGACTCGCGCCGGGTACGACTATCAATTCGGGATAACAGCCCTATTTTAATGAGATCGGATGGGGATGGAGTTATTATCGAGCATGAGGGATTTTTTATTGCTCGGGGCTTCATAGAACCTGTTGGTGCCCATTGTCCTCATCAGGCATATATCACCGTTTCAGAGCGGTGTATATTCCGGTGTGCATTCTGTCCGGTCCATCAAATCCAGGGACCAGTGAAGTCACCAGAAGAGGTTTTCAGCCTTATCCATGAAGTCAATTCACGAGGGTTCCTTCAGGCGATTTCTCTCACCACCGGTATTGAGATCTCGCCTGAACATGAAGTCACCAGGATGGAAGGGATTGTTAAAATACTTCGAAAAGAGTATGATGTTCCCATCGGGGTTTCTTTGTATCCGACACATGACAGTTCCGAACGGATGTATGCAGCGGGGGCTGATGAGGTAAAATATAATGTTGAAACCATGGACCGAGCTCTCTTCCCTGCCATATGTCCTGATCAAAACCTGGATTATATTCTGAATGCGCTGAAAGATGCGGCTCGTATATTTGGAAAAAATCATGTGAGTTCCAATATGATCATCGGTCTTGGGGAAGATGATCAAACGGTCGTCTCCGGTGTTTCAGAACTTGCGTCTTTAGGCGTCATCCCGGTTCTTCGCCCGGTAGTGATTCACCCGTCCTGTCCAATTCCGGGCGCAGAAAGACCATCAGCAGACCGCCTGCTCCGTCTTGGTTATCATGCAAAAGCTGAAATGAGCAGGTATGGTATATCCCCCCTTCATGCAAAAACGATGTGTCTTCCCTGCACGGGATGTGATCTGACTCCCTTTGCTGACTTTTAA
- a CDS encoding cupin domain-containing protein translates to MEFNADTLEKVDKSRKKRDELRGKVLTLKDLVDYQNGTVASRMIVNTKAGSITLFSFDEDEGLSEHTAPFDAVVTILDGECEVWVQGVTYQMKEGDTIIFPAGIPHALSAVTRFKMSLTMIRENES, encoded by the coding sequence ATGGAATTTAATGCAGATACCTTGGAAAAAGTGGATAAAAGCCGTAAGAAGCGTGACGAGCTTCGTGGAAAAGTATTGACCCTCAAAGATCTTGTCGATTACCAGAATGGAACGGTAGCCAGCCGGATGATCGTAAATACGAAGGCAGGATCCATTACCCTCTTTTCATTTGACGAGGACGAAGGGTTATCTGAACACACCGCACCGTTTGATGCAGTTGTCACCATTCTTGACGGTGAATGTGAGGTATGGGTTCAGGGTGTGACGTACCAGATGAAGGAAGGAGATACGATAATCTTCCCGGCCGGGATTCCGCACGCCCTGAGCGCTGTAACCAGGTTCAAGATGTCCCTGACGATGATCCGGGAGAATGAATCATGA
- the rd gene encoding rubredoxin: MDSYECSICGYVYDPAKGDPDNGIEPGTAFDDLPDDWLCPLCQEGKEVFEMI; encoded by the coding sequence ATGGATTCATATGAGTGCTCGATATGCGGATATGTATATGATCCCGCTAAAGGAGATCCGGATAATGGTATTGAACCAGGTACTGCCTTTGATGATCTCCCAGATGACTGGCTCTGCCCGCTCTGTCAGGAGGGTAAAGAAGTCTTTGAAATGATTTAA
- the hcp gene encoding hydroxylamine reductase produces MFCYQCEETARGTGCTVKGICGKEDHTAGLQDVLIYLCKGISVRNIAARAKGAENKDAGVFITEALFATLTNTNFDDERLKALITQAIAIRDALPKAGENEPDACIWTPKSDADIAAKAREIAELANVNDDVHSLRALVVFGLKGVAAYYHHAEMLGFTDEAITDYMQKGLASTLQDIPVDAMIAMVLECGEIGVQTLALLDTANTKTYGDPEITSVKTTVGTNPGILITGHDLRDMEQLLEQSKDSGVDIYTHGEMLPAHAYPAFKKYTHLIGNYGSSWWHQKEEFDTFHGPILVTTNCIVPPRDSYIGRVYTTGPAGYPGITYIPKKADGSKDFSAIIDHAKKCQPPEPAKTNGRDLITGCAHEAVLALAGTVIDAVKKGDIKKFVVMAGCDGRQSERQYYTDFAQALPKDTVILTAGCAKYRYNSLDLGDIGGIPRVIDAGQCNDCYSLVVIAKALAEAFGVGINELPVVFNIAWYEQKAVLVLLALLSLGIKNITLGPKLPGFVSPGVLNVLVENFNIRKNSTVEEDMKRMALA; encoded by the coding sequence ATGTTTTGTTACCAGTGTGAAGAGACTGCCCGGGGGACCGGGTGTACGGTGAAAGGGATCTGTGGAAAGGAAGATCATACTGCAGGATTGCAGGATGTGCTCATCTACCTTTGTAAGGGGATTTCAGTTCGCAACATAGCCGCCAGGGCGAAGGGAGCAGAAAACAAAGACGCAGGGGTATTCATTACCGAAGCACTCTTTGCCACCTTGACGAATACGAATTTTGATGATGAACGGCTTAAAGCGCTTATCACCCAGGCCATCGCCATCCGGGATGCCCTCCCGAAAGCCGGAGAGAACGAGCCTGATGCCTGCATCTGGACCCCGAAGAGTGATGCTGACATTGCTGCAAAGGCGAGAGAAATTGCAGAACTAGCCAATGTAAATGATGATGTGCATTCACTCCGGGCTCTGGTTGTCTTTGGCCTAAAGGGAGTTGCTGCATATTATCACCATGCAGAGATGCTCGGATTTACCGACGAGGCAATAACTGATTATATGCAGAAAGGTCTGGCATCAACCCTGCAGGATATTCCTGTTGATGCAATGATCGCCATGGTGCTCGAATGCGGGGAGATAGGCGTTCAGACACTTGCCCTGCTTGATACCGCGAACACGAAGACCTATGGAGATCCGGAGATAACGTCGGTGAAGACTACGGTTGGAACAAATCCCGGTATTCTTATCACCGGACATGACCTTCGTGACATGGAGCAGCTCCTCGAGCAGTCCAAGGACAGTGGGGTTGATATCTACACGCATGGAGAGATGCTGCCTGCACATGCATACCCGGCATTCAAGAAGTACACGCATTTGATCGGGAACTACGGATCATCCTGGTGGCATCAGAAGGAAGAGTTTGATACCTTTCATGGTCCGATCCTGGTTACAACGAACTGTATCGTTCCTCCCAGGGATTCATATATAGGCCGGGTATACACAACCGGTCCGGCAGGGTATCCGGGTATCACATACATCCCGAAGAAGGCAGACGGATCCAAGGACTTCTCTGCCATCATCGACCATGCTAAGAAATGCCAGCCCCCAGAGCCGGCCAAAACCAACGGTCGTGATCTCATCACTGGCTGTGCTCATGAAGCCGTTCTTGCCCTTGCCGGAACGGTAATTGATGCCGTAAAGAAGGGAGATATCAAGAAGTTCGTGGTGATGGCTGGATGTGACGGGCGTCAGTCTGAGCGTCAGTATTATACGGATTTTGCACAGGCCCTGCCAAAGGACACGGTTATCCTGACTGCCGGGTGTGCAAAGTACCGGTATAATTCTCTGGATCTGGGTGATATCGGTGGTATCCCCCGGGTGATTGACGCCGGTCAGTGTAATGACTGCTACTCACTGGTGGTCATCGCCAAGGCCCTGGCAGAGGCATTCGGGGTTGGTATCAACGAACTGCCTGTGGTCTTCAATATTGCCTGGTATGAACAGAAGGCCGTTCTTGTCCTCCTTGCTCTACTCTCCCTCGGGATAAAGAACATCACTCTCGGTCCGAAACTGCCCGGCTTTGTCTCTCCGGGAGTACTAAACGTCCTGGTTGAAAACTTCAATATCAGAAAGAACAGCACTGTCGAAGAGGACATGAAGCGGATGGCTCTGGCCTGA
- a CDS encoding ABC transporter ATP-binding protein, whose protein sequence is MTVIAVSDLAKVYKRGAEEVHALRGVSLSVNAGEFVSIVGPSGSGKTALLNLLGCLDTPTGGIISINGTDVTTLPESRRVLIRREQIGFVFQQFFLIPTLNAKENILLPLTFSKKQVDESRAREILEMVGLSHRENHLPHELSGGEMQRVAIGRALINDPKIILADEPTGNLDSHTAEQMYGIFEELVERGYTVIIVTHNTELAHRAHRVIRLRDGHLEPDEPCVCQDNT, encoded by the coding sequence ATGACCGTTATCGCAGTTTCTGATCTTGCCAAGGTGTACAAACGTGGTGCCGAAGAGGTGCATGCACTCCGGGGAGTCAGTCTCAGCGTGAATGCCGGAGAATTTGTATCGATAGTCGGGCCTTCCGGATCCGGAAAGACTGCACTCCTCAACCTGCTGGGCTGTCTTGATACACCAACCGGCGGAATTATCTCCATCAACGGAACCGATGTCACGACGCTTCCTGAAAGCCGGCGTGTCCTGATCAGGAGAGAACAGATAGGATTTGTGTTCCAGCAGTTCTTTCTCATCCCGACCCTGAATGCAAAGGAGAATATCCTCCTCCCGTTAACATTCAGTAAAAAGCAGGTTGATGAATCAAGAGCACGGGAGATTTTGGAGATGGTGGGACTATCACATAGGGAGAATCATCTTCCCCATGAACTCTCCGGCGGCGAGATGCAACGGGTGGCCATTGGAAGGGCATTGATCAATGATCCAAAGATCATTCTCGCTGATGAGCCTACCGGCAATCTTGACAGTCACACCGCTGAACAAATGTATGGGATATTTGAGGAACTGGTGGAAAGAGGGTATACGGTTATAATTGTTACTCACAATACCGAGCTAGCCCATCGGGCACACCGGGTAATTCGTCTGCGGGATGGGCATTTAGAGCCGGATGAACCCTGTGTTTGTCAGGATAATACCTGA
- a CDS encoding winged helix-turn-helix transcriptional regulator — protein sequence MKFPALLLVAFLLSSQIWIAGGLQPTVSIQRTNCCMNSPCSEASGQTASGTGHCSCNSMPASMAQNACSCMHHRMMTSAPGVLERVRTFVVRGYRKITKKNVLDHPARKLLYDLIRDNPGLERKDLVKLSGLNEHTIKYHLEQIQSAGQISVCLAGNNRHYFENHGTYSSQEQQLFSRCHQDGPGRIIRVVRENPGINRGDVAKELGVSGPVISRSILPLIQAGIIRQEADGKYRRYYPGWDAQTITHNLNS from the coding sequence ATGAAATTTCCTGCTCTCCTTCTGGTGGCATTTCTCCTCTCCTCTCAGATCTGGATAGCAGGCGGGCTACAACCCACAGTATCTATCCAGCGAACAAATTGCTGCATGAATTCACCGTGTTCAGAAGCATCCGGACAGACAGCTTCTGGTACGGGACATTGTTCCTGCAATTCCATGCCCGCTTCGATGGCCCAGAATGCATGTTCCTGCATGCATCATCGGATGATGACATCCGCTCCGGGTGTACTCGAACGGGTCAGAACGTTTGTTGTCAGAGGGTATCGAAAAATCACTAAGAAAAATGTTCTTGATCATCCTGCTCGAAAACTTCTCTATGACCTGATACGAGATAACCCCGGACTTGAGCGAAAAGATCTGGTAAAACTGAGCGGATTGAATGAACATACGATCAAATATCACTTAGAACAGATTCAGAGTGCAGGTCAGATCTCTGTTTGCCTTGCAGGAAATAACAGGCATTATTTTGAGAATCATGGAACATATTCATCCCAGGAGCAACAGTTATTTTCCCGGTGTCATCAGGATGGACCGGGGCGTATCATACGGGTAGTCCGGGAAAACCCGGGAATAAACCGGGGGGATGTTGCAAAAGAACTGGGAGTATCAGGCCCGGTGATATCGAGGAGCATTCTTCCCCTGATACAGGCAGGCATCATCAGGCAGGAGGCAGATGGAAAATACAGGAGATATTACCCAGGATGGGATGCACAAACCATCACTCATAATCTCAATTCCTGA
- a CDS encoding homoserine O-acetyltransferase MetX yields MIRGSVGTVHTQVHTFSSPLMLESGAVLPSVTVAYETYGSLNPERSNAILICHALTGDAHAAGYHEGDEKPGWWEMVIGPGKAFDTDRFCIICSNVLGGCKGTTGPSSVNPETGKVYGVSFPVITIADMVMVQKKLIDHLGITNLFAVAGGSMGGMQALQWSVSYPDMVSRVVVIASTAYSTPQQIAFNEVGRCAIRSDPSWNNGQYYDQEYPASGLALARMIGHITYLSDESMHQKFGRDLLGKSVYSYDFTTDFQVESYLHHQGDRFVERFDANSYLYLTKAVDYFDLTVNGSLIDAFKDMKAKCMVIAVSSDWLYPSYLSREIVSALAQLDKTVEYCEIRSNYGHDAFLLESGQMNYLLGRFLSHLTVSDLMIRSVPTVRETVTIKGAAALMIAEAVNHLPIVSSDGRLVGIVTSWDISRSVAQDVKTLEDIMTRTVLTATPGEHISKAVNRMQKNRISALPVVDEENRVVGIITAERLSRLVVRCE; encoded by the coding sequence ATGATTCGTGGTTCAGTTGGAACTGTACACACTCAGGTTCACACATTCTCTTCACCATTAATGCTTGAAAGCGGAGCTGTTCTCCCTTCAGTTACGGTTGCGTATGAAACATATGGCTCGCTCAACCCGGAGCGTTCAAATGCAATTCTTATCTGCCATGCTCTGACTGGTGATGCCCATGCCGCTGGGTATCATGAAGGAGATGAAAAGCCCGGATGGTGGGAGATGGTTATTGGTCCAGGAAAAGCTTTTGATACAGATCGGTTCTGTATCATCTGTTCAAATGTCCTGGGTGGATGCAAAGGGACAACTGGCCCTTCATCGGTCAATCCTGAAACCGGGAAGGTATACGGAGTATCATTCCCGGTTATTACGATTGCCGATATGGTGATGGTCCAGAAAAAACTGATAGATCATCTTGGAATCACAAATCTCTTTGCTGTTGCCGGAGGCTCTATGGGTGGAATGCAGGCACTGCAGTGGAGCGTTTCGTATCCGGATATGGTGAGCCGGGTGGTTGTAATAGCAAGTACTGCGTATTCAACGCCACAGCAGATAGCCTTCAATGAAGTCGGTAGGTGTGCGATTCGTTCAGATCCATCCTGGAATAATGGCCAGTATTATGATCAGGAGTATCCAGCCTCAGGTCTTGCACTGGCACGGATGATCGGTCATATCACATACCTTTCAGATGAATCGATGCATCAGAAATTTGGCAGGGATTTACTGGGAAAATCTGTTTATAGTTATGATTTTACGACAGACTTCCAAGTAGAGAGTTATCTTCATCACCAGGGAGATCGGTTTGTTGAGCGATTTGATGCAAATTCGTATCTGTACCTTACAAAAGCAGTCGATTATTTTGATCTAACGGTGAATGGCTCACTGATTGATGCGTTTAAGGATATGAAAGCAAAATGCATGGTGATCGCCGTCAGTTCAGACTGGTTATATCCATCATATCTCTCACGGGAGATTGTATCCGCCCTGGCCCAGCTGGATAAAACTGTTGAATACTGTGAGATTCGATCCAATTACGGGCATGATGCATTCCTACTGGAGTCAGGACAGATGAATTACCTTCTGGGGCGTTTTCTCTCGCACCTAACTGTTTCAGATCTGATGATCCGGAGTGTGCCAACGGTTCGTGAGACCGTGACCATTAAAGGTGCAGCTGCTCTGATGATTGCTGAAGCAGTGAATCACCTTCCGATTGTTTCGTCAGATGGCAGACTTGTCGGCATCGTTACTTCCTGGGATATCTCCCGGTCAGTGGCGCAGGATGTGAAAACTCTTGAAGATATCATGACCAGGACCGTCCTTACTGCAACACCAGGAGAACATATCAGTAAAGCAGTAAACCGTATGCAAAAAAACCGGATATCCGCCCTGCCTGTGGTTGATGAAGAAAACCGGGTTGTTGGTATAATTACTGCAGAACGGTTATCCCGACTGGTTGTGAGGTGTGAATGA
- a CDS encoding trimeric intracellular cation channel family protein, which produces MEPEITDMVLLFQTVIQWIAIILSASTGVYDARKNGMDYFGALVIAVIVAVGGGTIRDLLLDRYPLFWLADPIYLISIFIVGIIGIILIPISRTDLPGDQKHSSGFLQSIVRLIFGTSGTFAFIDSFALGMWAYLGTMYALTSGIPPIIAPIMGVITASFGGVLRDILFAKIPELFKPSQFYAIASFAGATAYVLMSMEGFSSTDGFIVCMIVTVFVRMTSIRYNITSF; this is translated from the coding sequence ATGGAGCCTGAAATTACCGACATGGTTCTTCTTTTTCAGACTGTCATACAATGGATTGCAATAATACTATCTGCCTCCACCGGTGTGTATGATGCACGGAAAAACGGGATGGACTATTTTGGTGCTCTTGTCATAGCAGTGATAGTAGCAGTCGGTGGTGGAACGATCCGGGATCTGTTGCTCGACAGGTACCCTCTCTTCTGGCTGGCAGATCCAATTTATCTTATCAGCATCTTCATCGTGGGGATAATTGGAATTATTCTCATTCCAATATCAAGAACTGATCTTCCCGGGGATCAGAAACATTCTTCTGGGTTTTTACAATCGATTGTCAGACTGATCTTTGGAACTTCAGGGACCTTTGCCTTTATTGATTCGTTCGCTCTTGGTATGTGGGCATACCTTGGCACCATGTATGCACTTACCAGTGGAATACCACCCATTATTGCCCCCATCATGGGAGTAATCACCGCTTCTTTCGGAGGGGTGCTACGAGATATATTGTTTGCAAAAATTCCTGAACTCTTTAAACCAAGCCAGTTCTATGCTATAGCATCTTTTGCTGGTGCAACGGCATATGTGCTGATGTCCATGGAAGGGTTTTCAAGTACTGATGGATTTATCGTATGTATGATAGTCACCGTTTTTGTGCGTATGACATCAATACGGTACAATATTACCAGTTTTTAA